In a genomic window of Ipomoea triloba cultivar NCNSP0323 chromosome 3, ASM357664v1:
- the LOC116013516 gene encoding protein bicaudal D-like → MKKLFFFKSTASSSGNNLSPPSKDRQCYWEKPADIFEKSRSRKKILEDQNSGATPTLRRSLSLSSGSLNDGVVAHRDFLDGSGSQCRGNNVQVRKSGRRSSRGRPLMPERRPRAKCLNDVETSYKVRNDYGSSFIPHIDSSESSSHCSSNISSKVLDLYIDGEQEQEKSGSTNDLRGKDHADCECGGIQLPPRVQHTAPASPPPNTKKKKPKSQSFREPAGPPQLYISSWELMENGFGHESPRKLAKKVVERLSQSQLLAERSSKEFDADTPITIEDIYSGNVSRCPSVCSDSVSQNHYSINGLNGTVGEYHGEAIHSFQERNSFSSANCSNMGNAYAEEDSDSELYRKFNEADELAKVLSEDLEEQNFFQGRGLSVPALIQKIRSLTEEKLQMAIETSAALQGQITERASAKEEVRLLRAELDSQTQRLEKEKNDMQSSLEKELDRRSSEWSIKLERYRSEEHRLRERVRELAEQNVSLQREVSTLSEAEVNNRSRISYSEKQLDDLVKRVEKEREENQILERNVYELNEKYRTAHEDQDCIRRNYEDKVKECKDLHRSITRLQKTCSEQERTIDGLRVFYEEVSVKNSTRDFDNELTKLRMEQMRLVGVECGLRKEVESYRLEVDSLRHENINLLNRLKGAGRDAGFSTFKLDQELQNRVSCLENQGLSLLKESTLVCEKLFDYIKANAGDTFKDGLGNLDRGLDGQFIVESDVKILGFKRGVDTLMKSLQNVSVVLHEKSESRLPSLESKIHQLNGQKPEDIMQSELKAETLLTSLLREKLYTKELDMEQLQAELAASVRGNDMLKCELQNARDTLSCVTYKMKDLELQMIKKDDNINQLQNNLQECMKELTVVKGILPKVSQERDVMWEEVKQYSEKNMLLNSEINALKKKIETLEEDILLKEGQITILKDTLGKPFDLLSSSGSTRDFMLD, encoded by the exons ATGAAGAAACTgttctttttcaaatcaacTGCTTCTAGTAGTGGAAACAACCTCTCACCACCATCAAAGGACAGACAGTGCTATTGGGAAAAACCAGCAGACATTTTTGAGAAGTCAAgaagtagaaagaaaattttagaaGATCAGAACTCTGGAGCTACCCCAACTCTTAGAAGGAGCCTTTCTTTGTCATCTGGATCCCTTAATGATGGTGTTGTGGCACACAGGGATTTTCTGGATGGAAGTGGGTCTCAATGCCGTGGTAACAATGTTCAAGTTAGGAAATCAGGCCGCCGGTCGTCTCG TGGCCGGCCACTTATGCCTGAGAGACGACCCCGTGCCAAATGCTTGAATGATGTTGAAACTTCTTATAAAGTGAGGAATGATTATGGTTCTTCATTCATACCACACATTGACTCGTCTGAGAGCTCTTCCCACTGCTCCAGTAATATTTCAAGTAAAGTTTTAGATCTTTACATAGATGGGGAGCAAGAGCAAGAAAAGAGTGGATCCACCAATGACTTGCGCGGGAAAGATCATGCTGATTGTGAATGTGGTGGTATACAATTGCCTCCAAGAGTCCAGCACACTGCACCTGCTTCACCACCACCTAATACTAAGAAGAAGAAGCCTAAATCTCAATCTTTCAGAGAGCCTGCAGGACCACCTCAACTTTATATTTCATCTTGGGAGTTGATGGAGAATGGTTTTGGGCATGAGTCTCCTAGAAAACTTGCTAAAAAAGTTGTTGAGAGGCTTTCTCAATCCCAATTGCTTGCTGAGAGGAGTTCAAAAGAATTTGATGCTGATACTCCAATTACAATTGAAGATATCTATAGTGGGAATGTAAGTAGATGTCCTAGTGTGTGCTCTGATAGTGTTTCTCAAAACCATTATTCAATAAATGGCTTGAATGGCACAGTTGGTGAGTATCATGGTGAAGCAATTCATAGCTTCCAAGAAAGAAACTCTTTCTCTAGTGCTAATTGCAGCAATATGGGGAATGCTTATGCTGAAGAAGACTCAGATTCAGAACTGTATAGAAAATTCAATGAGGCTGATGAACTGGCAAAAGTGCTGTCTGAAGATCTTGAAGAGCAGAACTTTTTTCAGGGGAGAGGGCTCAGTGTTCCTGCATTGATCCAGAAAATTAGAAGCCTGACTGAGGAAAAGTTACAAATGGCCATTGAGACTTCAGCTGCATTGCAGGGTCAAATTACTGAGAGAGCTTCAGCTAAAGAAGAAGTCAGATTATTGAGAGCTGAACTAGATTCACAGACACAAAGAttggagaaggagaagaatgaCATGCAGTCTTCACTGGAAAAGGAGTTAGACAGAAGATCAAGTGAGTGGTCCATCAAGCTTGAAAGATACCGTTCAGAAGAACATAGGCTCCGTGAAAGGGTCAGGGAGCTTGCAGAGCAAAATGTTTCTCTTCAAAGAGAAGTGTCCACCCTTAGTGAGGCGGAGGTGAACAACAGAAGTAGGATTTCGTATTCAGAAAAACAACTTGATGATCTTGTGAAGAGAGTGGAGAAAGAAAGAGAGGAGAATCAGATTTTAGAGCGAAATGTATATGAACTCAATGAGAAGTACAGAACAGCTCatgaagatcaagattgcattAGAAGGAACTATGAGGACAAGGTGAAAGAGTGTAAAGACTTACATAGATCTATTACCAGGTTACAAAAGACTTGCAGTGAACAAGAGAGGACAATTGATGGACTGCGAGTATTCTATGAGGAAGTTAGCGTGAAGAACTCAACAAGAGACTTTGACAATGAATTGACAAAGTTGCGAATGGAGCAAATGAGGTTGGTAGGAGTGGAGTGTGGTTTAAGGAAGGAAGTGGAGTCTTACAGGCTTGAAGTTGATTCACTTCGGCATGAGAACATTAATTTGTTGAACCGCTTAAAAGGAGCTGGACGAGATGCTGGATTCTCAACATTTAAGCTAGATCAAGAATTGCAAAATCGTGTGAGCTGCTTGGAAAACCAAGGCCTGTCTTTACTTAAGGAAAGCACCCTTGTTTGTGAAAAGTTGTTTGATTACATCAAAGCAAATGCTGGAGACACGTTTAAGGATGGACTCGGTAATTTGGATAGAGGGTTAGATGGTCAATTTATTGTTGAATCTGATGTTAAGATCCTTGGTTTTAAGAGGGGAGTCGATACTTTAATGAAAAGTTTACAGAATGTGTCAGTGGTGCTTCATGAGAAATCTGAATCTCGGTTACCTAGTTTAGAAAGTAAGATTCACCAATTAAATGGCCAGAAACCAGAA GATATAATGCAGTCTGAGCTAAAAGCAGAGACTTTACTTACAAGTTTGTTGCGGGAGAAGCTTTATACCAAAGAATTGGATATGGAGCAGCTTCAAGCTGAGCTGGCAGCTTCTGTCAGAGGCAATGACATGCTCAAATGTGAATTGCAAAATGCACGAGATACCCTTTCATGTGTTACCTACAAGATGAAAGACCTTGAACTTCAG ATGATTAAGAAAGATGACAATATCAATCAGCTACAGAACAACCTCCAAGAATGCATGAAGGAATTAACGGTCGTGAAGGGGATACTACCAAAAGTATCTCAGGAGAGAGACGTAATGTGGGAGGAGGTTAAACAGTACAGCGAGAAGAACATGCTGTTGAATTCCGAGATCAACGCCTTAAAGAAGAAGATAGAGACACTGGAAGAAGACATCCTCCTTAAAGAAGGTCAGATCACTATCTTAAAAGACACTCTTGGCAAACCTTTTGACCTTCTCTCAAGTTCAGGTTCTACAAGGGATTTTATGCTTGACTGA
- the LOC116012320 gene encoding UDP-glycosyltransferase 79B6-like → MSPSSESMNRKLHVAMFPWLAYGHMIPFLHLSNELAKRGHKVSVLLPKNATLKLANLNLHPHLITFHALTLPPVEGAPPGAETSSDSKDSLALARALDGTRDQVKAILVAAGDKPDFIFFDFAYWIPEVASEIGCKSVYFKVIGPTISALGLVVLAGSGKTLTASDLTEPPPEYPSSKVVLREHEARQVAQFANIPGNQMTTLFERGFAGMRTCDALAMRTCKEIEGQFCDYIASHFGRRPMLYTGLILPEIQEDPLDPAISNFLEKSRPNSVVFCAFGNERHMEKDQFQELLLGFEKTGLPFLLALRAPKGANSIDEALPEGFQERVKDRGMVRDWVPQTQVLAHKSIGCFVNHCGYGSMWEALLSHCQLVFVPNIIDQTLNTRLMADELGVAVEVEKGENGWISKENLCRAVRSVMDEDSQIGCLVRENHKKWRQVLTRPGFMTDYVESFIEDLHGLLV, encoded by the exons GCCATGTTCCCATGGCTGGCCTACGGCCACATGATCCCCTTCCTCCATCTCTCCAACGAGCTCGCCAAAAGAGGCCACAAGGTCTCAGTTTTGCTCCCCAAAAACGCTACCCTCAAACTCGCAAATCTCAACCTTCACCCCCACCTCATAACCTTCCACGCTCTCACGCTGCCGCCGGTGGAAGGCGCCCCGCCCGGCGCCGAAACCTCGTCGGACTCCAAGGATTCTCTCGCCTTAGCACGCGCCCTGGACGGAACCCGGGATCAGGTCAAGGCAATCCTCGTCGCCGCCGGCGACAAGCCGGACTTTATTTTCTTCGATTTTGCTTACTGGATCCCGGAGGTGGCGTCGGAGATCGGCTGTAAATCTGTGTACTTTAAAGTTATCGGTCCTACTATATCGGCATTGGGGCTTGTGGTGTTAGCCGGCTCAGGGAAGACGTTAACCGCGTCGGACCTTACGGAGCCGCCGCCGGAATACCCTTCTTCTAAG GTGGTCCTGCGGGAACACGAAGCACGGCAAGTAGCGCAGTTCGCGAACATCCCGGGCAACCAGATGACAACGTTGTTCGAGCGAGGCTTCGCCGGGATGAGAACCTGCGACGCGCTAGCCATGAGAACCTGCAAAGAAATAGAAGGCCAATTCTGCGACTACATCGCCAGCCACTTCGGCCGACGCCCGATGCTCTACACCGGCCTAATCTTGCCGGAAATTCAAGAAGACCCACTGGACCCCGCAATCTCGAATTTCCTCGAAAAATCCCGACCTAACTCAGTCGTTTTCTGCGCATTCGGAAACGAACGCCACATGGAAAAAGACCAATTCCAAGAACTCCTCTTAGGGTTCGAGAAAACAGGGCTCCCATTCCTCCTCGCCCTAAGGGCACCAAAGGGGGCAAACTCCATAGACGAAGCTTTACCGGAAGGATTCCAAGAAAGGGTTAAAGACAGAGGAATGGTTCGTGATTGGGTCCCACAGACTCAAGTTTTAGCCCATAAATCAATCGGGTGTTTCGTGAATCACTGCGGGTATGGATCGATGTGGGAAGCTTTGCTGAGCCATTGCCAATTAGTGTTTGTGCCCAACATTATCGATCAAACCTTGAACACCAGGTTAATGGCGGATGAGCTTGGAGTTGCAGTGGAGGTGGAGAAGGGCGAAAATGGGTGGATTTCGAAGGAGAATCTTTGCAGGGCAGTTAGATCAGTGATGGATGAGGATAGCCAGATTGGGTGTTTGGTGAGGGAGAAtcataagaaatggagacaagTGTTAACGAGGCCTGGATTCATGACAGATTATGTGGAAAGTTTTATTGAGGATTTGCATGGacttttggtttaa